A portion of the Rhodococcus pseudokoreensis genome contains these proteins:
- a CDS encoding serine/threonine-protein kinase — protein MAEFDPLATQRDDAGDITAELEAAGFTDLEEIGRGGFGVVYRCSQPHLDRTVAVKVLAVDPDPEDLERFLREQRAMGRLSGHPHIVTVLEAGTTPAGRPYLVMPYHRYGSLDATIRRTGPLSWADTLNMGIALAGALEAAHQAGVVHRDVKPANVLLTEYGDAQLADFGIARIPGGFETGTGVITGSPAFTAPEVLAGQSPTPASDVYSLGASLFCALTGHAAFERRSGEQLVAQFVRITTEPVPDLRDPAIPDAVTAVIGHAMATEPTARPRTAAEFGDELRDARTRAGAHAEEDPPLRGPADVYVGSPTSVSVPAEPLAGTQRRRFAPPSPATKFRPPTAPKALVPRARLLEALRAARRRRLVLIHAPAGYGKSTLAAQWREVLVEGGTVVAWLSVDNDDNNLVWFLAHLIEAIRRVQPTLGHDLGQVLEDRGDDADRYVLTSLVNEVHDRGLPVAVVIDDWHRVTDSATLAALGYLLDNGCHHLQLIVTSRTRSGLPLGRMKVRDELVEVTAADLRFDLDESTRFLVDVNGLALEATELAALTRSTDGWVAALQLASLSLRGRSGAGELIAHLSGRHHAIGEFLAENVLNALEPELLDFLMATSVPERVCGELAGILADTTRGQALLEEVEERDLFLRSLDDDGDWFRYHHLFAEFLRRRLERDAPERLVRLHRKASDWFAGHNALGESVDHALAAGDDDRAVDLIESHAMPLIESSKMGTVLALVTKLPASLAQNRARLQLIVAWANVLLHRLEPMQVALARVEAALDEHTLTDAQAIDLRVEAAVIADVGRCHADVIDEAGEQVRECLERPDTLPPFVVAAAADITSFAEICSFEFAAARRRQAWARRYHEQTRGPHFGMIGYCFAGIADNELLDVAAAEGHFRAAWDLAVASVGVHSYAAQLSGALLGDLLYQRGRIDEAEQLLDASYRLGAEGGVVDFMLASYGTGARIKALRGDMPAAVQRLDEGADTARKLSLPRLAARIDNERIRCGLEPGTEFRTRTERSTAQHRPADLGTRTTELDEDSQIRLLLTAHDYDQACARSEAVVQALETARRPRALLEAKILLAQCLAAAGRGTDAKQVLIPVAADCAEYGLPRLVADGGEPVTGLLADIADDQRRGRWQPDWPSIPETFLARTLPS, from the coding sequence GAGCGGTTCCTGCGCGAGCAGCGGGCGATGGGCCGACTGTCCGGGCACCCCCACATCGTCACCGTTCTGGAGGCGGGCACCACGCCGGCGGGCCGACCGTATCTCGTGATGCCGTATCACCGGTACGGCTCGCTCGATGCCACGATCCGCCGCACCGGCCCCCTGAGCTGGGCCGATACGCTGAATATGGGGATCGCGTTGGCCGGGGCGCTCGAGGCGGCCCACCAGGCCGGGGTCGTGCACCGCGACGTGAAACCGGCGAACGTCCTGCTGACCGAATACGGTGACGCGCAGTTGGCCGATTTCGGGATCGCCCGGATTCCCGGGGGCTTCGAGACCGGTACCGGTGTGATCACCGGTTCGCCCGCGTTCACCGCCCCCGAGGTCCTCGCCGGGCAGAGCCCCACCCCCGCGTCGGACGTCTACAGCCTGGGCGCGAGTTTGTTCTGCGCGCTGACCGGGCACGCCGCGTTCGAACGCCGGAGCGGCGAACAGCTCGTCGCCCAGTTCGTCCGGATCACCACCGAGCCGGTGCCGGACTTGCGGGATCCGGCCATTCCCGATGCGGTGACGGCCGTGATCGGACACGCCATGGCCACAGAACCCACGGCGCGGCCACGCACGGCGGCGGAGTTCGGGGACGAATTGCGCGACGCTCGGACCCGGGCTGGAGCGCATGCCGAGGAAGACCCGCCGCTCCGCGGTCCCGCAGATGTGTATGTAGGTTCGCCGACCTCGGTGTCCGTGCCGGCCGAGCCGCTCGCCGGCACGCAACGGAGGAGGTTTGCGCCGCCGTCCCCGGCGACGAAGTTCCGGCCACCCACCGCACCGAAGGCCCTGGTACCCCGGGCACGGCTGCTCGAGGCTTTACGGGCCGCGAGGCGGCGGCGGCTGGTGCTCATCCATGCTCCCGCCGGATACGGCAAGTCCACGCTCGCGGCCCAGTGGCGCGAGGTGCTCGTCGAGGGAGGCACGGTAGTGGCGTGGCTCTCCGTCGACAACGACGACAACAACCTCGTGTGGTTTCTCGCGCATCTGATCGAGGCGATCCGGCGTGTGCAGCCCACTCTGGGTCACGATCTCGGTCAGGTGCTCGAGGACCGCGGCGACGACGCCGACCGCTACGTGCTGACCTCACTGGTCAACGAGGTGCACGACCGGGGGCTGCCGGTGGCGGTGGTGATCGACGACTGGCACCGGGTCACCGATTCCGCGACCCTCGCCGCCCTGGGCTACCTGCTCGACAACGGCTGCCACCACCTCCAGCTCATCGTCACCAGCCGGACCCGATCCGGACTGCCGCTCGGTCGAATGAAGGTTCGCGACGAACTGGTCGAGGTCACGGCCGCGGACCTGCGGTTCGATCTCGACGAATCCACCCGCTTTCTCGTGGACGTGAACGGACTTGCCCTCGAAGCCACCGAGCTCGCGGCGCTGACCCGCTCCACCGACGGATGGGTCGCCGCACTGCAGCTCGCGTCCCTGTCGCTCCGCGGCAGATCCGGAGCAGGAGAGTTGATCGCGCACCTGTCGGGCCGACATCATGCCATCGGTGAGTTCCTGGCCGAGAACGTTCTGAATGCACTCGAACCCGAACTGCTCGACTTCCTGATGGCCACTTCGGTTCCGGAACGAGTCTGCGGCGAACTCGCGGGGATCCTTGCCGACACGACCCGCGGGCAGGCGCTGCTCGAGGAGGTCGAAGAGCGGGATCTGTTCCTGCGCAGCCTCGACGACGACGGCGACTGGTTCCGCTATCACCACCTGTTCGCCGAGTTTCTCCGACGCCGGCTCGAGCGCGACGCACCCGAGCGGCTCGTCCGGTTGCACCGGAAAGCGTCGGACTGGTTTGCCGGCCACAACGCGCTCGGTGAGTCGGTCGATCATGCACTGGCCGCCGGCGATGACGACCGTGCCGTAGACCTGATCGAGTCGCACGCGATGCCCTTGATCGAAAGCTCGAAGATGGGCACGGTCCTCGCGCTGGTCACGAAACTGCCCGCATCGCTCGCACAGAACCGGGCCCGGCTCCAGTTGATCGTGGCGTGGGCCAACGTCCTGCTGCATCGCCTCGAGCCGATGCAGGTAGCCCTGGCGCGAGTCGAAGCCGCCCTCGACGAGCACACCCTGACGGACGCGCAGGCGATCGATCTACGGGTGGAGGCAGCGGTCATCGCCGACGTCGGCCGGTGTCACGCCGACGTCATCGACGAGGCCGGCGAGCAGGTCCGTGAATGCCTGGAACGACCGGACACCCTGCCGCCCTTCGTCGTCGCCGCCGCGGCCGACATCACCTCGTTTGCAGAGATCTGCAGCTTCGAGTTCGCCGCCGCCCGTCGCCGGCAGGCCTGGGCGCGGCGCTATCACGAGCAGACCCGCGGCCCGCATTTCGGGATGATCGGGTACTGTTTCGCCGGCATCGCCGACAACGAACTTCTCGACGTCGCCGCCGCCGAGGGCCACTTCCGGGCCGCGTGGGACCTCGCCGTTGCCTCGGTCGGAGTCCACTCGTACGCGGCACAGCTGTCCGGTGCCCTGCTCGGCGACCTGCTGTATCAGCGGGGCAGGATCGATGAGGCCGAGCAACTGCTGGATGCCAGTTACCGACTCGGCGCCGAGGGCGGAGTCGTAGATTTCATGCTCGCCAGTTACGGCACCGGAGCCCGGATCAAGGCCTTACGTGGGGACATGCCCGCGGCGGTGCAGCGGTTGGACGAGGGTGCCGACACCGCCCGGAAGTTGTCACTGCCGCGGCTCGCCGCGCGGATCGACAACGAGCGGATTCGCTGCGGATTGGAACCGGGCACCGAATTCCGCACTCGCACCGAGCGATCGACGGCACAACACCGACCCGCAGACCTCGGCACAAGGACAACCGAGCTCGACGAAGACTCCCAGATCCGGCTGCTCCTGACCGCACACGACTACGACCAAGCCTGTGCCCGTTCGGAAGCGGTGGTCCAGGCACTCGAAACAGCGCGGCGACCGCGGGCCCTCCTCGAGGCCAAGATACTGCTCGCCCAGTGCCTGGCAGCCGCGGGCAGGGGCACGGACGCGAAACAGGTCCTCATTCCCGTTGCCGCCGACTGCGCCGAATACGGACTGCCCCGCCTGGTCGCCGACGGCGGCGAACCCGTCACCGGACTCCTCGCCGACATCGCCGACGATCAACGCCGCGGCCGCTGGCAGCCCGACTGGCCGTCCATCCCGGAGACCTTCCTTGCCCGGACGCTTCCGTCCTAG